In Misgurnus anguillicaudatus chromosome 5, ASM2758022v2, whole genome shotgun sequence, a genomic segment contains:
- the LOC129414825 gene encoding uncharacterized protein — translation MPTPQLKADPAIPNVREVVDPASQSKTYVGPKNQKQKASKSRKCNLQGEKVTVVPTQQPKAISDIPVGMDVPALASPQSKTKIHPDSGKKQHILGSFRRGKVESMPISQIEADPAIPDAREVVDMADSQSKIVGLKKQKASKSHLFHNPKVKKDADPAIPDAIDGADLASFDGIAAANARVQKIGAIPANIRLKGGGNPDPNKASGSKDDKDVRPKAVGNPRHPWIPNPSRTKNLGPKEDGNPRPKALENPLPEDDKVVRPKIINLHQHAFKPPSEKKPDDSLVPKDTCESKYELLKNEVLGRGGSGKVFKGIRKSDGTPVAIKQIIKRKSEITLQIPGYPKPFITEVALMLKLKHAPFCPNVIQLYDWYETKHYYMLALEYPQHCESLWDFVNSEKKLSENTARHLMHQAVLAVKHCLDSGVFHTDLHARNFLVQKSTMSLKLIDFGLGHYLTYKAYNSKDFMGGSCCTPPEIKMEMKYYAVPANVWALGALLYFMVLGTFPFPLNALYSGNLKLKEKGLSKEICGLIEWCMALNPSDRPTLEQILDHDW, via the exons ATGCCGACTCCCCAGCTTAAAGCCGATCCAGCTATCCCTAATGTTAGGGAAGTTGTTGATCCGGCATCTCAGTCAAAGACCTACGTTGGTCCAAAGaatcaaaaacaaaaggctTCAAAGAGCCGTAAATGTAACCTCCAGGGAGAAAAAGTGACTGTTGTGCCAACTCAACAGCCCAAGGCTATTTCAGATATTCCTGTTGGCATGGATGTTCCTGCTCTGGCCAGCCCCCAATCGAAAACAAAGATTCATCCGGATAGTGGCAAGAAGCAACACATCCTTGGAAGCTTCCGGAGGGGCAAAGTGGAGTCAATGCCGATTTCACAGATTGAGGCTGATCCAGCTATCCCTGATGCCAGGGAAGTTGTTGATATGGCAGATTCTCAATCAAAGATCGTTGGCTTAAAGAAACAAAAGGCTTCAAAGAGCCACTTATTTCACAACCCCAAAGTGAAAAAAGATGCCGATCCGGCTATTCCTGATGCCATAGATGGTGCGGATCTGGCCAGTTTTGATGGCATCGCTGCAGCTAATGCCAGGGTACAGAAGATAGGTGCCATTCCAGCCAATATCAGGCTAAAGGGTGGCGGAAATCCCGACCCAAATAAAGCTTCTGGGTCAAAAGATGATAAAGATGTCAGACCAAAAGCTGTTGGAAATCCCAGACATCCTTGGATTCCTAACCCAAGTAGAACTAAAAATCTTGGACCAAAAGAAGATGGAAATCCCAGGCCAAAAGCTCTTGAAAATCCCTTGCCAGAAGATGATAAAGTTGTCAGGCCAAAAATTATAAATCTTCATCAACATGCTTTTAAACCACCAAGCGAGAAGAAACCAGATGATTCCTTAGTGCCTAAAG ACACTTGTGAATCTAAATATGAACTGTTGAAGAATGAAGTGCTTGGGCGCGGTGGCTCTGGCAAAGTGTTCAAAGGGATCCGCAAATCGGATGGCACTCCG GTTGCCATCAAGCAAATAATCAAACGAAAAAGTGAAATAACTCTTCAGATT CCCGGATACCCCAAACCGTTCATTACAGAAGTGGCGCTGATGCTTAAGTTAAAACATGCGCCCTTCTGCCCCAATGTCATACAGTTGTATGACTGGTACGAGACTAAACACTATTACATGCTCGCGTTGGAGTACCCTCAGCACTGCGAATCCTTGTGGGATTTTGTTAATAGTGAAAAAAAACTAAGTGAAAATACAGCAAGACATCTCATGCATCAGGCAGTACTGGCAGTGAAACACTGTCTGGATTCTGGAGTTTTCCATACAGACCTCCATGCCAGGAACTTCTTGGTGCAGAAATCAACAATGAGCCTGAAGTTAATTGACTTTGGGCTTGGACATTATCTTACGTATAAGGCCTATAATTCCAAAGACTTTATGG GAGGTTCATGTTGCACCCCGCCTGAGATTAAAATGGAAATGAAATACTACGCCGTGCCAGCAAATGTCTGGGCCTTAGGTGCTTTGCTGTACTTCATGGTGCTTGGAACTTTCCCCTTTCCTTTAAACGCCTTGTATTCTGGGAATCTGAAGTTAAAAGAGAAGGGTTTATCAAAGG AAATCTGTGGTCTGATTGAATGGTGCATGGCCCTGAATCCAAGTGATCGTCCGACGCTCGAGCAGATCTTGGATCATGACTGGTAG
- the LOC129414229 gene encoding H-2 class II histocompatibility antigen, A-K alpha chain, with protein MEGLIITLIITCVHIEAQSYHEYGVIKTCGDNINLDDFLVTLDDELVAHVDMEKKENVYTVPDFIGPIQYPSLYKDALRALVICKEAVEVLKGAYVNSSEQIEPPWSSVYTKQDAVLNVENTLICHVTAFFPPPVTITWTKNNLNVTDGTTLSRYYPNKDGTMNVFSRLSFIPVEGDIYSCTVEHKALEEPQTRIWEVEIKESSYGPSVFCGIGLSFGLIGFAVGIFFIVKGSNCNSY; from the exons ATGGAAGGACTTATAATAACACTCATCATCACCTGTGTCCACATTGAGGCCCAAA GTTATCATGAATATGGAGTGATTAAAACATGTGGAGACAATATAAATCTAGACGATTTTCTCGTCACACTTGATGATGAACTGGTGGCACACGTGGACATGGAGAAGAAGGAGAACGTTTACACAGTACCTGATTTCATTGGCCCTATTCAGTATCCCTCACTGTATAAGGATGCCTTAAGAGCTTTAGTTATTTGCAAAGAAGCAGTTGAAGTGTTAAAAGGAGCGTATGTCAATTCATCAGAGCAAATCG AACCTCCCTGGAGTTCAGTTTATACCAAACAAGATGCAGTGTTAAACGTTGAAAACACACTGATCTGCCACGTTACTGCGTTTTTTCCTCCACCTGTCACAATTACATGGACCAAAAACAATTTGAATGTGACAGACGGTACAACTCTCAGCCGGTATTATCCAAACAAAGATGGGACCATGAATGTGTTTTCTAGATTGAGTTTTATTCCAGTGGAAGGAGACATATACAGCTGCACCGTGGAGCACAAAGCTCTCGAGGAACCTCAAACTAGAATATGGG AAGTAGAGATAAAGGAGTCCAGTTATGGTCCATCAGTGTTCTGTGGAATTGGACTGAGTTTTGGACTGATAGGATTTGCTGTTGGAATTTTCTTTATTGTCAAAGGAAGCAACTGCAACTCATACTGA
- the LOC129414227 gene encoding H-2 class II histocompatibility antigen, E-S beta chain — MPGQQRSLKMQYNFVLHFAMVLPALFKTVHGHYGYYVLLCRELGSLENVEFIFSIYYNKAELIRFNSTENKVVGYTEYAMKWADDFNAKPEWLQKEGEKTVASCKSYGAQFHPLIDKTVKPKVTIQSVRQASDKHPAMLICSAYDFYPKLIKMSWLRDGEVIKSDVTSTEELADGDWYYQIHSHLEYFPKPGEKISCVVEHPSSSKPIIYHWDSSSSESESDKIKIIAGAAGLVVGIIMIVGGLIYYLRKRNAHVNTATVQDTRLTQPLQTPAGD, encoded by the exons ATGCCAGGACAACAGCGCTCATTAAAAATGCAGTATAACTTTGTACTACACTTTGCCATGGTTTTGCCTGCTTTGTTTAAAACAG TTCATGGACATTATGGATATTATGTACTTCTCTGTCGTGAACTTGGCTCGCTGGAAAATGTTGAGTTTATCTTCTCAATATACTACAACAAGGCTGAACTGATAAGATTCAACAGCACCGAGAATAAGGTTGTTGGTTACACTGAATATGCAATGAAATGGGCAGATGATTTTAATGCAAAACCTGAGTGGCTACAAAAGGAGGGAGAAAAAACTGTGGCAAGCTGCAAGAGCTATGGAGCGCAGTTTCACCCTTTGATAGATAAAACAG TAAAACCAAAAGTCACTATCCAATCAGTAAGGCAGGCCAGTGATAAACATCCAGCCATGTTGATATGCAGCGCTTATGACTTTTACCCAAAACTGATTAAAATGTCCTGGTTGAGGGACGGTGAGGTGATAAAATCAGATGTGACCTCGACTGAAGAGCTGGCTGATGGAGACTGGTATTATCAGATCCACTCCCACCTGGAATATTTCCCAAAACCTGGAGAGAAGATCAGCTGTGTAGTGGAGCACCCCAGCTCCAGTAAACCCATCATCTACCACTGGG ATTCCTCTTCATCTGAATCTGAGTCTGATAAGATAAAGATCATTGCTGGAGCTGCAGGTCTTGTGGTGGGAATCATCATGATTGTTGGAGGACTCATCTACTATTTAAGAAAACGCAATG CTCATGTTAATACAGCTACAGTTCAGGACACCAGACTCACCCAACCTTTGCAGACACCGGCTGGAGATTGA